The genomic stretch GTCTTGCTCGCGTCGTTTCATCTGCAATGGGAGCGCGATTAGATTTCCGAAACCACCTTTAGGCATGAAGTCCTGATTCGGAAAGAAGCGGTCGTAGCTATCTAGTCTCAAGTCCGGATTGAGAGCGGTAGCTTTTGACAAAACCAAGTTGCCCAGTCTCCGAGCGAGTTCGGCTTTCACAGGGTTGGCAAAAAAAATCCAAGCATGGCAACCAGTGCCGGATCGGGAGATTTCAATCAGTGGCTCTATTCCGAATGAATTACAGGCATCTCTGTAGGAGTTGGAATCTTCCTTCCAGTTGGCCTTGTCAAAATCGCACGCAAGAAAGATACAGGTATCATCCGGTCGTATGCTGTATGTCCCGACCGTGATCGTTCCCATCAAGTGTCTCCTTAGAACATCCTGATCGAGCCGTTTGAATTTCGAGACGCCATATCGCTTGTAAATTTCTGTCGGCTTCAGGTAGTGACCATCCTCTCGGATCCTTTCATAGACCGGAGAGTATCCTTTTCTGCCAGTTTGCGGATTCTCCCACAGTTGCGGATACAAATCTTTACGGGCAACGAAGCGTTGTTCGAATAATGCTATTTTATCCTCTGCGGTCTTTGGCATCTCCTTCGTCTCGAAGGCAAGATGTGGCTCAAGTGTGTGTGTCCTGTGGAACTCAAGCTTCCGCAGCTCAGCAAGGAGATCTTTTCTTTGGGCAGAGTTTTCAAAAAGTGCTTCTTTCAGCGACCGTATTTCGTCCTGAATTGATTCCATGATTCATCTCGCTTGTTGCACTAGACGGGGAATCTAACTTAAAATTGGTAGTCTTGGTCCAACCAGTAGAGCCAATCATTTACAGCTTCGCTCGTTTTACCTGAAGAATTGATCGGCTCGATCTGCTCAAGAGGCATAATGATTTCACCATCTCGTGTTTTGATGGTCACCCACATCGAGTTTTCGCAGTCTTCCTCATCTGCCATGGAAACAACTGTCACGGTTTCATTCTCGGGAAGAGTGTTGTATTGCGATGATCCGGAAATGCGGGCATCAAAAGGAAAATTCAGATTGTCCTGGAGGTAGTAATACCAACCCATCGCGACTTCTAGCTCGTTGTAGCAATCCACAATGATCTTGTAGGTAATGCGCTCCTCGCGTTCTTGATCCGTGATAGGCATATTGTCTATTTCAGTAGCACCTCGAAAGGGTATTCATTCTCTGGAGGATTCTCTTTCATCCAGCGATCTGTCTCCCAATGGCGACGGATGTCTTTGCTCTGCTCTCCCACAGTGATCAGTCCTACATCTTCCATTCTCGAGCGCATTCCGGTAAGCTTCGGATATCTGGATACGATTGCTTCAGCCCGTGCGAAATAATCTTTGATCGAACTTCGGTTCTCCGCCAGATACTTGAGCGCCTGAAGTGTGAGTGCAGCGTTCATGTAGGATTTGGTCTTTTTCTCTTCAATCATCTTCGGCACTGCTTCCCACATGCGGTCTTCGTTTTCACCAAGCACTTTGAGGTAATCCTGTTTGCGCTCCTCTTTCGATTGCTGGATTGCCTCCTCCTTCTGACGGCGTATCTCGTCCGCTTCGGATATCAATTGGGCAGCAGACATAGTCCGGACCGATTTCGAATCGGGTATTGCCTTCCTCTGCGGTGCAAAATTCGAGAGTTTCTTCCGCAGTCTTGACCGGACGGTGATGGGATTTTCGGCGAGCAGACATTCGAGAAAACTGTCCCTCTCCTCGCGAGTCAGTTTGGACAGATATTTCTTTAATCGAAGATCGGTTTTGGGCTTCTTTGAAAGGTTACCGCTGTGCCTGCAGCAAGCTTCCAATAGTGACCGACTCAGTCCGATGAAATGAATTAGATCGGTGTGGACCTCCTGTAACCGATTGAGGCCCTTCGGAATCTCAAGGGAAACAGAAGGATCGACGTGCCCCAGCTCTACTGCGCGCAACCACAGCAGGTAGATTGAGCGTAGGTCGCCTTCAACGATATCGGTGTGAAAGCTCGTGAAGGCAGAGGTACTGACGCTGTGACCGTCGTAAAAATGATCACTTTCATCAAAAAATGAATACTCGACATAATTTTCGGTGAACCAACAATTGAAGATGATGCTGTCACGCTTTGGTTCGACAGTGATGCAATCTAACTGGGCGAATGCTCGGAGCTGGTTAACATCAACTGCATCGCTGTCGAACCGAAACGCGAGCCGTTGGTCACCCCAGTTTGCTATGTAGGTGAAGACATCAAAGTATCGTTCCAACACATCAATAGGATCGTGTTTGAAATCGCTGTAATGGTATTCGACAGAAGCACTCGTCTGGCTAACATCGATGTGGGAAGACAAGGCAGCGACCGCCTTGCGGCTCTCCATCGAGAGGCTCCTGTTTACCGTATCAAAGAGACAGTGCTGATACTCGCTCATGCTTTGTTCGTATTATCAACTCGAACAGAATCAAACAGCGATAGAATGTCCTCACATTGAGGGTAATTCGTATGTGTCGAAACGGTCCGCTTCGATGTCGGATCGCAATAACCCCAAGCGGTCGTGCGGTTCCTTCTTAAAATCTGGATTCTTGACCGTGATATTCTTGCCGACCGGATCATCTTTGCTTCTGTAAAAGAGAAGAAAAAGATCCCCATCTTCTACCGCTAGCAAATAGACAATTCGCCGCGGTCCGTCTGGAGTGGATGCGTAAGCTATAACTAACTGTTTTCGCGGAGGCAACTTGCTTCCCTTGATGAGGGTTCCCAAGTCGATTCGCGCTGAACGAAGGAGGATTTCCAGATCAGAGGAGTTGATTCTTCTACGTTTGAATTCCCGCATTGCGAATGCCTTCGGTAATGACCAGGTGCATTATCGCTTTCGCTTCTTCCATGCGGAAGCAACAGCATCCATCTTCGTTTGGGTCTCCTTATCCACGGGAAACATTTCGACTGTCTCTCGGGGTGCTTCCAGATCAAAGGGAATACTTCGGGTTTGGACGACTTTTCGCAAATAGATGCGGATCGCCGTAGACGTATCCATTCCAATTTCGGAAAACACTTGGTCCGCTTCCTTGCGTAGCCCATCCGGCAACGTAATTTGAAGATTTTTCATTCTAATTATATTAACTCGGCAACGATCCCGCATTTCTTAGGCGAAGGTCAATTAAGTTTGGGAACCTCCGGCAATTCGGCGTTAGTCATCTATTGATTCAAATGATCGAAATCGTGAGGGATTTTCTCAGGTTCTACTGGCAATTCTCCGAGGAAGAACGACGACAGTTTTGATCGAAATAATCGAAGCGAGATTCTACGGTAAAGGGGAGAGCATAACTTGCACCGGTTTTTTCGGATGTTAACACCTTTGTCGCCACTTCGAACAGTTCGCCTTTCAATCTGTGATTGGCCAGCCACCTCTGGGCTTCTGTAACAGAAGGGACATTTTTAGTCCGTGTTTCACGTTTACATTCTCCAGAATCCGAATGGTCGCTTTTAAATTGGTCAGAGAACATCAAGGCACGAGTCGAAGACCACAACAAACCGGAAGACGCTCAGTAAAAGTTCACCCATAAGAATGGCCCTCGAAGTTGAGCTGGTCTGAGGAGCATCCAAACCGTAGCTCAGCAATGAGGAGGGAGCGGGAGATCAAGTCTTGGAAGCCTGCGGTTATGATCGTGGTGGCCGCAACTCTTGAGGACTGGCTTACCGCAATGCTTGAGGTAGCAAGTCTTCCGGGCAGTCCTGCCAGGCTACCGGCCTCGTGAATCGGTAGATCGCAAGGGTGCCGACGCTCGTGCTTCGGCCATCTGCGGTGGCGGGGAAGGGACCGCCGTGGACGATGCTGTGACAGACTTCGACTCCTGTTGGAAAGGCGTTGAAGACTAGGCGCCCCGCCTTGAGTTCGAGGGCGGAAACCAGTGGAGCGGCGGTGGACCAATCTTCTTCGTTTCCGTGGAGAGTTGCGGTCAGTTGGCCTTCGAGTGATTCGACCGCTGCGAAGAGTTGATCCTCGTTTTCCCAAGTTACCAGAAGGGTCGATGGGCCGAAGACTTCTTCGAGCATTTCCGGATCCATTGTGAAGGCTTCGGCAGTGGTTTTGAAGAGCTGCGGACCGGCATGGCTCTCGCCTGGGCCTGTGTCTGCGTCGCTTCCGTAAACCTTCTCAACAGCTGCGTTCGCTTCCTTGTGAGAAACGCCTTCCGCGTAGGCTTCGCGAATGCCTTTCGTCAGCATCGGGCAAGCAGGAGTCTTGGCTAACTCGGCCCCCAGTTTTTCGGCAAAGGCGTCTGCCGCCTCACCAGCGGGTAGGAACACTAGACCCGGATTGGTGCAGAATTGACCGACGCCCAAAGTCACCGAGCCGCTCAAACCTTCTGCGATGGCGCTCGCTCGTTCGGAGAGGGCACCGGGGAGAATGACTACAGGGTTGATGCTGCTCATCTCGGCGTAGACTGGGATGGGTTCCGGACGGGCTGCTGCCACTTCCATCAGAGAGCAACCACCAGCACGGCTGCCGGTAAAGCCGACGGCTTTGATCCGGGGGTGTTCGACCAATGCTTTACCGACCACCCGACCGCTCCCAAAGAGCATCGAAAACACGCCTTCGGGAAGACCACATTTCTCGGCGGCTTTTCTCACGGCTCCAGCCACCAGCTCCGCGACTCCGGGGTGGGCGTGATGCGCTTTCACGATCACGGGACAACCCGCAGCCAAGGCGGACGCAGTGTCTCCTCCGGCAACCGAAAATGCGAGTGGGAAGTTGCTGGCGCCAAAGACAACGACAGGACCGATCCCCCGTTGCTGGCAGCGGAGGTCGGGTTTCGGAAGGGGTTTGCGGTCCGGAATTGCCTGATCAACCCGAGCCATGACCCAGTCGCCATCGTCCAAAAGATCGGCAAAGAGCCGAAGCTGTCCACAAGTGCGCCCTCGCTCTGCCTGAAAGCGCGCGGCGGGTAGCCCGGTCTCGGCGACCCCTCGCTCAACTAAAGGCTCTCCAATCGCTTCGATTTCGTCGGCAATCGTGCGTAGGAAAGTCGCGCGCTCGCTATCCGGGAGAAGGCGATACTCGAGAAACGCTTGCCAGGCGATTTCGCAGGCACGGGCAACTTCTTCCGCCGTGGCCCCGTGAAAGTAGGGTGCGAGCGTCTCGCCGGTTGCCGGGTTAACCGCGTTGAAAGTGTCACCGGTTTCTTGGCCGCGGGCGGCACCGATGAAGGAAAGTCCGTTGAATGAGGTCATAAGTCTTTATGGATCGTTAAGAGATTTTCGTTTCTTGAAGGCTGGATTTTGAAATGTATTCGATGAGGTCGGAGATGCCGTAGTCCCAACGCTGAATCCGGTCGGTGTGGTTGACCCAGTTCACGAGCCGGCCCAGCTCGGGAGAAGCAATTTCAACCCGGTCGCCGATCTTATGGGTGAAGCCTTGGCCCTCTTGCCCCCGATCTGCGGTAGGAGCGAACATGGTGCCGAGGAACAGCACGAGACCGTCCGGATATTGGTGATGGTCACCGATTGCCTGAGCAGCGAGGTCTTCGGGCGGGCGACTGATTTCGGCCATTCGGTTGCGTCCGGAATCTCTGAAACCATCGGCACCGGTGATCGTCAGTTCGATCTCACTATTCTTGACGATCTCCAGAGAAAACCCTTCGTCGAAGAGCCGGAAAAACGGGCCGATGGAGCAAGAACCGTTTTGGTCTTTCGCCTCGCCCAGGAGTAGGGCACTCCGTCCTTCATAGTCGCGCAGGTTGACGTCGTTCCCAAGGGTCGCCCCGACGATCTTTCCGTATTTGGAGATGGCGAGCACAACCTCGGGTTCCGGATTGTTCCAGTTTGAGTCCGGCAAGACACCGATTTCGGCACCGTAGGAAACGGAGGCCATTGGCTGGTGCTTGGTGAATACCTCTGCGTCTTTTCCGATCCCGACTTCCAAGTATTGCGACCAGATTCCGGCTTCTTGAAACCGCTTTTTGAGGACATCGGTTTCCGGCGAGCCGGGTTTGACGGTCGATAAATCGGAGCCGAGGGAGTCCATAATGATCGCCCGGATCTCCTGAGCACGGCCAGCGTCGCCGCCTGCTTTCTCTTCGACGACCCTTTCGAGGAGGCTTTTGACAAAGGTCACCCCGCAAGCCTTGGTCGCCAGAAGGTCGTTGGGCGCGAGGAGGACAATGGACTCTTCCTCCTGCAACCGCGATGCCCGGTTCGCGAACAAGCTGTTTTCCAATAACTCGTCGAGCGGAAGGAGCTCGGGGAGGGTGCCTGCCGAGCGGATCGAGTCGACCGGGTTCTCGCTGTTCACCAGCTCGGTCATGGTGGGGTAGATCCTGGAGAGATCAGAGACCGTGCCGTTGCTCACACAAACCACGCGCGGACCGGCAAGGCCGTTGTCGGCCTTGGAGGCCGGTACCCAAACCCGTCCCACCCAGGTCCCTTGGGATCCGTTTGCAGGCAGAACGTTTTCCGGACGATAGCTCGTGAAGGTTGGATTGTCTGAAGATGTTAGTGAATCGTTCATTGGTTTCTTTCCTCGGGATCGGAAGAGGCTTGTCCTCCTTTGAAGGAAAAGCCGCCATCGCAACGGATGTCAGTGCCCGTTATGTTGGCCGCGTCGTCGCTGGCGAGAAAGACGAAGGGGGCGGCTACCTCCTCGATCGAGCCTACGACACCGCGTGGATGGTTTGCATCAAAGGCCGCTTTAAGGGTGGCTGGATCCTCGCCACTGTCGGCAATGAAACGGTGGAGCATGGGAGAGTCGACGGTTCCCGGCGAAACGCTGTTGACCCGGATACCCAGAGGGGCCAATTCCATCGCCTGTCCTCTCGCAAGACCCATGAGAGCAGCATTGCAAGCGCCGTAAACGGCATGGCTGGCGAAACCCACGTTACCCGTGACACTGGCCATATGGATAATGGATCCCCCGGAGGTTTCGCGCATGTGAGGAATGCAATACTTGGAAAAGAAGACGGCCGATTTGAATTTTGCGTCCACACAGAGGTCGAACTCGTCCTCGCGCATGTGCTCGACGTCAACGACGGGCATCACTGCGGCATTGTTGACGAGAATTGAGACCGGCCCGAGGGCTTTGAAGGCGTTGGCAACAAAGTGCTCAATGCTTTCGATCGATGAGATGTCGAAGTTCTCCCAATAGACCTGCCGACCGAGTTCCTCGATCAGTCGTGCGGTTTCTTTCACTCCGCTTTCCCGGCGGGCGCATACGGCGAGATCTGCTCCTTCCTTGGCCAACGCCAGTGCGATGCCACGGCCGATTCCGTCGCCTGCGCCGGTGACAATCGCGATTCTTCCTTTCAATTTCATATCAGGGGATCCTTTGGTTGCTCGCTAAAAGGGTGCTGGGTTACCAGTCGAGAATGGCCCCGTCCTTGGCCCGGATGGTCGTGGAATGCATGACCTCCTGTTGGAAAGGATGCTTTGCGGCCTCTTTCTCGTCCACGGTGATCCCCAGACCCGGAGCTTCGCAGGGCAGCCAGTAGCCGTCTTTGGTCTCCAGTTGACTCTGAACGACGTCCCACCGCCACGGAACATCGGTCAGCATGTCTTCCTGAATCAGGAAGTTGGGAGTCGACAGGGCGAAGTGCAAGGCTGCCGCGTTCGCAACCGGGCCCAGAGGGTTATGGGGAGCCACGCCCATCTGATAAGCCTCCGCCATGGCGGCGATTTTCTTCGCTTCAAAAAGGCCGCCGCAGTGGCAGAGATCGGGCTGAATCACATGGCAGGCACGTTGCTCAAAGACCGGACGGAACTGCTGGCGTGAGACGAGACGCTCACCCGTTGCAATCGGGACGCGCGTCGATTGCCTCACTTCCAACAAGGCTTCGACGTTCTCGGGAGGGACGGGTTCCTCGCAAAAGTAGGGGCTAAATTCTTCAATCGCGTTGATATACTGCACCGCCATCGCCGGGTAGGTCCTCCCGTGGAAATCGACCATGATGTCGATGGAATCCCCCAACGCATGGCGCAACGCGCCCATCATTTTAGCAAAGCGCTTCACCGTTGCCGGACCTTCGAGCGGTTCGCTGTAGGGAACAAATACGACTTTTACGGCGGTGTATCCGTTATCCACTACCTCCTGGGCCAACTCGATCAACGGGCCGACCTCGAACGTTTCGTAGACCGCTTTCATGTTCCCTCCGCCCAAATGGGTATACATGCGGACCTTGTCCCGCACACGCCCGCCAAGGAGTTGGTAGACCGGCACGCCTAGATCCTTACCGCGAATATCCCAGAGGGCCTGTTCGATCGCTGAGATCGCACTCATGCCGATCACGCCGAGCCGCCAAAACGATTGGCGATACATTTTCTGGTAGAGATGCTCGATCCGACTGGGGTCTTCTCCGATGCACATCGGGGCCATGTCTTCGATCGCGGCGACCAACGAGCGGGATTTCCATTCGAGAGAAGCTTCTCCCCAACCGATCAAACCGGGCACATCGGTTTCCACCTTGCAAAATACCCAGTTCCGCATCTCGGCGTTTACCACCACTGATTTTATCGCCGTAATTTTCATAGCGTGATTCAAAAAAGCGTCCGGTTACTGGACAGATAAGTAGCGGACCGGGAAGGAATCGGATTCTTCCTCGACGAGGCCTCGTTGCACCAAATCCTTCAGGTGTCCGTTGAAGGCATAACAAAGTTCATGATTGATTTCAGCTGGCCAGTCGCCGAGTTGCGGACCGACTTCGTGACAGAGCTCAGTGAGGCCCATCCCGTCATCCGAATTTTTCAGCGTTTCGAGAATCGCAGACTCCGCTTTCTCGACAAATTCACGGCTTCGGCGACAAAAATCGCTGACCTCCTCGCCTCGATAAACA from Verrucomicrobiota bacterium encodes the following:
- the dgoD gene encoding galactonate dehydratase; this encodes MKITAIKSVVVNAEMRNWVFCKVETDVPGLIGWGEASLEWKSRSLVAAIEDMAPMCIGEDPSRIEHLYQKMYRQSFWRLGVIGMSAISAIEQALWDIRGKDLGVPVYQLLGGRVRDKVRMYTHLGGGNMKAVYETFEVGPLIELAQEVVDNGYTAVKVVFVPYSEPLEGPATVKRFAKMMGALRHALGDSIDIMVDFHGRTYPAMAVQYINAIEEFSPYFCEEPVPPENVEALLEVRQSTRVPIATGERLVSRQQFRPVFEQRACHVIQPDLCHCGGLFEAKKIAAMAEAYQMGVAPHNPLGPVANAAALHFALSTPNFLIQEDMLTDVPWRWDVVQSQLETKDGYWLPCEAPGLGITVDEKEAAKHPFQQEVMHSTTIRAKDGAILDW
- a CDS encoding type II toxin-antitoxin system RelB/DinJ family antitoxin codes for the protein MKNLQITLPDGLRKEADQVFSEIGMDTSTAIRIYLRKVVQTRSIPFDLEAPRETVEMFPVDKETQTKMDAVASAWKKRKR
- a CDS encoding SDR family oxidoreductase, translated to MKLKGRIAIVTGAGDGIGRGIALALAKEGADLAVCARRESGVKETARLIEELGRQVYWENFDISSIESIEHFVANAFKALGPVSILVNNAAVMPVVDVEHMREDEFDLCVDAKFKSAVFFSKYCIPHMRETSGGSIIHMASVTGNVGFASHAVYGACNAALMGLARGQAMELAPLGIRVNSVSPGTVDSPMLHRFIADSGEDPATLKAAFDANHPRGVVGSIEEVAAPFVFLASDDAANITGTDIRCDGGFSFKGGQASSDPEERNQ
- a CDS encoding fumarylacetoacetate hydrolase family protein, encoding MNDSLTSSDNPTFTSYRPENVLPANGSQGTWVGRVWVPASKADNGLAGPRVVCVSNGTVSDLSRIYPTMTELVNSENPVDSIRSAGTLPELLPLDELLENSLFANRASRLQEEESIVLLAPNDLLATKACGVTFVKSLLERVVEEKAGGDAGRAQEIRAIIMDSLGSDLSTVKPGSPETDVLKKRFQEAGIWSQYLEVGIGKDAEVFTKHQPMASVSYGAEIGVLPDSNWNNPEPEVVLAISKYGKIVGATLGNDVNLRDYEGRSALLLGEAKDQNGSCSIGPFFRLFDEGFSLEIVKNSEIELTITGADGFRDSGRNRMAEISRPPEDLAAQAIGDHHQYPDGLVLFLGTMFAPTADRGQEGQGFTHKIGDRVEIASPELGRLVNWVNHTDRIQRWDYGISDLIEYISKSSLQETKIS
- a CDS encoding aldehyde dehydrogenase (NADP(+)); amino-acid sequence: MTSFNGLSFIGAARGQETGDTFNAVNPATGETLAPYFHGATAEEVARACEIAWQAFLEYRLLPDSERATFLRTIADEIEAIGEPLVERGVAETGLPAARFQAERGRTCGQLRLFADLLDDGDWVMARVDQAIPDRKPLPKPDLRCQQRGIGPVVVFGASNFPLAFSVAGGDTASALAAGCPVIVKAHHAHPGVAELVAGAVRKAAEKCGLPEGVFSMLFGSGRVVGKALVEHPRIKAVGFTGSRAGGCSLMEVAAARPEPIPVYAEMSSINPVVILPGALSERASAIAEGLSGSVTLGVGQFCTNPGLVFLPAGEAADAFAEKLGAELAKTPACPMLTKGIREAYAEGVSHKEANAAVEKVYGSDADTGPGESHAGPQLFKTTAEAFTMDPEMLEEVFGPSTLLVTWENEDQLFAAVESLEGQLTATLHGNEEDWSTAAPLVSALELKAGRLVFNAFPTGVEVCHSIVHGGPFPATADGRSTSVGTLAIYRFTRPVAWQDCPEDLLPQALR
- a CDS encoding calcium-binding protein; protein product: MPITDQEREERITYKIIVDCYNELEVAMGWYYYLQDNLNFPFDARISGSSQYNTLPENETVTVVSMADEEDCENSMWVTIKTRDGEIIMPLEQIEPINSSGKTSEAVNDWLYWLDQDYQF